From Elaeis guineensis isolate ETL-2024a chromosome 16, EG11, whole genome shotgun sequence, a single genomic window includes:
- the LOC105059077 gene encoding NAC domain-containing protein 53: MNAGASSSNPPPPSTPATTATQLAPGFRFHPTDDELVSYYLKRKVAGKSLRVDAIAEIDLYKCEPWDLPSRSRIVSRDLEWYFFSRVDRKYSNRSRMNRSTAQGYWKTTGKDRPVRHNNRIIGNKKTLVYHAGRAPRGERTNWVMHEYRLGDQELAGTGILQDAYVVCRIFKKNGPGPQNGAQYGAPFNEEEWEEDDGNMIVPREDGDDDYNDAREQEQEDLHINDFVRNQYMDNQQANAAGFMVGPDGQVGASHEEDPSVLLEQNQQILKDPSLNSDIVECNYEPELQNSPVFINDMGDNTGMADRSHTPPGQNDGYVELNDLADAVNAEDHPSEDSVVCPLRTCNDWKSVDGGDDGVNLQEILDVEEFFDTVNENTDQQEPFQMSPTIQDNYNLQSIDLTNPGAGHCPPSCQLAEENTMFYDAHGNDLGFSQDNFAELNQLLYSPVTDPSGFDTVDKLMAYFDATEDNLHGHTAGSLEKLGCMDSCILDQLNLTPEFDGINAQQNKVIPPASEANVTSHASSSVSLPDASNQLYGKTAVNILPDVQRNESNDNTITKRLVNMLGSISAPPAIAAEYPAGSEKRVGRISATHSTSSIHVTTGMIQIRGITVTGSTEHWSLPKNGDMSLLLSYSLAGDEVRKSMRFDSISKLQGGPVSMVLRGGCYLFFLSALILTISYKLGLCIYSR, from the exons ATGAACGCCGGCGCATCGTCCTCCAATCCGCCCCCGCCCTCTACTCCTGCCACCACCGCGACCCAGCTCGCGCCGGGGTTTCGGTTCCACCCCACCGACGACGAGCTCGTCAGCTACTACCTCAAGCGCAAGGTCGCCGGCAAATCCCTCCGCGTCGATGCCATCGCGGAGATCGATCTCTACAAGTGCGAACCCTGGGACCTCCCGTCCCGGTCCCGGATCGTTAGCCGGGACCTGGAGTGGTACTTCTTTAGCCGCGTCGATCGCAAGTACTCCAACCGCTCCCGGATGAATCGCTCCACCGCCCAGGGCTACTGGAAGACCACCGGCAAGGATCGCCCAGTCCGCCACAATAACCGCATCATCGGCAACAAGAAGACCCTCGTCTACCACGCCGGCCGGGCACCCCGTGGCGAGAGGACCAACTGGGTGATGCATGAATACCGGCTTGGGGACCAGGAACTCGCTGGCACTGGGATCCTTCAG GATGCATATGTTGTATGCAGGATTTTCAAGAAGAACGGCCCAGGGCCGCAAAACGGGGCTCAATATGGGGCGCCGTTTAACGAGGAAGAGTGGGAGGAGGATGATGGTAATATGATCGTGCCGAGAGAGGATGGTGATGACGACTATAATGATGCTAGGGAGCAGGAACAGGAGGACTTGCATATCAATGATTTTGTGCGG AACCAATACATGGACAATCAACAAGCAAATGCTGCTGGTTTTATGGTGGGTCCTGATGGGCAGGTTGGTGCCAGCCATGAAGAAGATCCATCAGTTTTACTGGAGCAGAATCAGCAGATACTAAAAGACCCAAGTCTCAATAGTGACATTGTGGAATGCAATTATGAACCTGAGCTGCAGAACAGCCCAGTGTTCATTAATGACATGGGCGACAACACTGGCATGGCTGATAGGTCTCACACTCCTCCGGGCCAAAATGATGGATATGTGGAACTTAATGATCTTGCTGATGCTGTAAATGCAGAAGATCATCCTAGTGAAGACTCTGTAGTTTGCCCCTTAAGGACTTGTAATGATTGGAAATCTGTGGATGGAGGAGATGATGGTGTCAATTTACAAGAAATCCTTGATGTGGAGGAATTCTTTGACACCGTGAATGAAAACACTGACCAGCAGGAACCATTTCAGATGTCCCCAACAATTCAGGATAATTATAATCTGCAATCAATTGATCTCACAAATCCTGGAGCTGGTCATTGTCCTCCTTCCTGTCAACTGGCTGAGGAAAACACAATGTTTTATGATGCACATGGTAATGATCTAGGATTTAGTCAGGATAATTTTGCAGAATTGAATCAACTCCTGTACTCACCTGTCACTGATCCATCTGGGTTTGATACGGTGGATAAGTTAATGGCGTACTTTGATGCCACAGAGGATAATTTACATGGTCATACTGCTGGTTCTTTAGAGAAGTTAGGGTGTATGGATTCTTGTATCTTGGACCAGCTCAACCTCACTCCGGAG TTTGATGGCATCAATGCTCAACAAAACAAGGTTATCCCACCGGCATCAGAAGCAAATGTTACCAGTCACGCATCATCCTCTGTTAGCTTGCCTGATGCTAGTAATCAGCTGTATGGTAAAACTGCCGTCAATATCTTGCCAG ATGTCCAGAGGAATGAGAGTAATGATAATACTATTACAAAACGTCTTGTGAACATGTTGGGCTCAATCTCTGCTCCCCCTGCTATTGCTGCAGAATATCCTGCTGGGTCAGAGAAACGTGTTGGACGAATCTCCGCAACCCACTCAACCAGTTCAATACATGTCACTACTGGGATGATCCAAATACGTGGTATAACTGTGACAGGCAGCACAGAACACTGGTCGTTGCCGAAGAACGGAGATATGAGCTTACTCCTTTCTTACAGCTTGGCTGGTGATGAAGTTAGAAAATCTATGCGTTTTGATTCAATTTCAAAGTTGCAGGGTGGACCAGTGTCAATGGTATTACGTGGTGGCTgctatcttttcttcctctcggcATTAATTCTTACAATAAGCTATAAATTGGGATTGTGTATTTATAGCAGGTAA
- the LOC105059227 gene encoding uncharacterized protein, translating to MASSKVLAVALLLLLSVELIAAGRAAIHATGGGGGGGGGGGRGGGGGGGWLGSGYGSGYGSGYGSGSGSEYGGGEGGGEGGGGGGGSGYGSGGGSGSGYGSGYGSGYGSGGGRGGDGYGRGGGGGGGGGSGYGSGTGGSGYGYGSGSGSGYGSGGGYGSGGGGGGGGGGGGGGSGYGSGSGYGSGYGSGSGYGGGAGLGGGYGMGGGGGGGGGSGYGSGLGQGSGYGSGYGSGYGSGYGGGGG from the coding sequence ATGGCTAGTTCCAAGGTCCTAGCTGTTGCACTCCTGCTATTGCTCAGCGTCGAGCTCATTGCTGCCGGAAGAGCGGCCATCCATGCCACCggcggtggaggaggaggaggaggaggaggaggtcgtggtggtggtggtggaggtgGATGGTTGGGCTCAGGCTATGGCTCCGGCTACGGCTCTGGATATGGGTCAGGCAGTGGCTCTGAGTACGGCGGTGGCGAGGGAGGTGGAgaaggcggcggcggcggcggcgggtcTGGCTATGGTTCTGGTGGGGGTAGTGGTTCTGGTTACGGGTCGGGGTATGGCTCCGGATATGGCTCTGGAGGTGGTAGGGGAGGAGACGGATATGGTAGAGGCGGAGGCGGTGGTGGAGGTGGAGGGTCGGGTTATGGGAGTGGCACCGGTGGCTCTGGTTATGGTTACGGAAGCGGAAGTGGTTCGGGCTATGGTTCTGGAGGAGGTTATGGGAGTGGTGGAGGCGGTGGTGGTGGCGGTGGTGGCGGTGGTGGTGGCTCTGGGTATGGAAGCGGATCAGGATATGGCTCCGGTTACGGTAGTGGGTCGGGATATGGAGGAGGTGCCGGCCTTGGTGGAGGATATGGGATGGGAGGTGGCGGCGGTGGTGGCGGTGGTTCCGGCTATGGCTCGGGTCTTGGACAAGGGTCCGGATATGGGTCTGGGTACGGGTCTGGATATGGGTCGGGCTATGGTGGTGGAGGTGGTTGA
- the LOC105059228 gene encoding protein SENSITIVE TO PROTON RHIZOTOXICITY 2-like: MMLGGTPFFQNNNPQGFRMDEGVEDSILSSSACPNPGAGIHSQTLWYNLSVLRDKVQQVQSLVSLVVSPDPIQQESLALAASGAAAIIQEIIVAASSMMYALQHSAAGDISHPHDMKTSYEGSAQSKGTPDHIDRVFNELEGGRMGILGAATHHGTNSVTPIASAEVDNGHRNKDNSKKPGSPSSNVIELDTADLLAKYTHYCQVCGKGFKRDANLRMHMRAHGDEYKTNAALCNPMKGSRGSIMGQKDDPPFGLPRKYSCPQEGCRWNKNHAKFQPLKSVICVKNHYKRSHCPKMYVCNRCNQKTFSVLSDLRTHEKHCGDLKWMCSCGTTFSRKDKLMGHVALFVGHTPI; encoded by the coding sequence ATGATGTTAGGGGGCACTCCTTTCTTCCAGAACAACAACCCACAAGGCTTTCGGATGGATGAAGGAGTAGAAGACTCGATCCTTTCATCGTCGGCCTGTCCGAACCCCGGTGCTGGTATCCACTCCCAAACTCTCTGGTACAATCTTTCAGTCCTCAGGGACAAGGTCCAACAGGTGCAGTCCCTTGTGAGCCTGGTGGTCTCCCCTGATCCAATCCAACAGGAGTCCCTAGCTTTGGCAGCCTCTGGTGCTGCAGCTATAATTCAGGAGATCATCGTTGCGGCCTCCTCGATGATGTATGCCTTGCAGCATTCGGCAGCTGGTGATATCTCCCACCCACATGACATGAAGACTTCCTACGAGGGCTCAGCTCAGTCAAAGGGTACTCCAGATCATATAGATCGTGTCTTTAACGAGTTAGAAGGTGGCAGGATGGGCATCTTGGGTGCTGCAACTCATCACGGTACCAATTCTGTTACTCCTATTGCCAGCGCTGAAGTTGACAATGGTCACAGAAATAAAGATAATAGCAAGAAGCCAGGATCTCCTTCATCAAATGTAATCGAATTAGATACTGCTGATTTGTTGGCCAAGTACACACACTACTGCCAAGTTTGTGGGAAGGGATTTAAGCGTGATGCGAACCTAAGGATGCACATGAGGGCCCATGGAGATGAGTACAAGACAAATGCAGCCCTTTGTAACCCCATGAAGGGCAGCCGTGGCAGCATTATGGGGCAGAAGGACGACCCTCCGTTTGGCTTGCCAAGAAAGTATTCATGCCCTCAGGAAGGGTGTCGATGGAACAAGAACCATGCCAAGTTCCAGCCTCTCAAGTCAGTGATATGTGTCAAGAACCACTACAAGAGGAGCCACTGCCCGAAGATGTATGTGTGCAACCGGTGCAACCAGAAGACATTCTCGGTGCTGTCGGATTTGAGAACGCACGAGAAGCACTGCGGGGATCTCAAGTGGATGTGTTCATGCGGGACGACCTTCTCCAGAAAGGATAAACTCATGGGACATGTAGCATTATTTGTTGGGCACACTCCGATCTGA
- the LOC140854275 gene encoding uncharacterized protein: MSVPKQRELVTEQALYDAGLSLVPRIGTPPRMRPTDAEIRQFAKRKRPASGAGPSRPVKKPTPAPPIVESSATDRSEPVIALAAPAVQVEEGPTEEAAEGVSVSLPVRVEPDDVRETEHRPTASVGATGGAGSNSSVPSLPVPSVGAADRGKAPMEPAEEDRSGGRSMPPSNYYPEGASALADHDLARRLCQGILLPTDVGLLRTRQVSEMLSRFYPTMVEVSFGSSLP; the protein is encoded by the exons atgtcggtaccgaagcagagggagcttgttaccgaacaagctctctatgacgccggcttgagtctggtcccccgaatag ggacaccaccgaggatgaggccgactgatgccgagattcggcagttcgccaagaggaagaggcctgcatcgggggccggcccttcgcgtcCTGTAAAGAAGCCAACCCCAGCCCCGCCGATCGTCGAGTCGTCGGCAACCGACCggtcggagccggtcatagctCTCGCGGCTCCGGCGGTCCAAGTCGAAGAggggccgactgaagaggcggccGAAGGAGTATCGGTGTCTTTGCctgtgcgggtggagccggatgacgttcgggaaaccgaacatcgtccgacGGCGTCCGTCGGCGCAACCGGGGGCGCCGGATCAAACTCCAGCGTCCcgtcgctgccagtcccgtcggtcggggcagctgatcgggggaaagccccgatggagcccgcggaggaggataggtcggggGGCCGGTCGATGCCTCCAAGCaactactaccccgagggtgcgtcggcgttggccgaccacgatcttgcgaggaggttgtgccaaggaatCCTCCTCCCAACCGATGTGGGGTTGCTGCGCACTCGGCAGGTGTCCGAGATGTTGTCtcggttctacccgacgatggtcgaggtaagcttcgggTCCTCTCTTCCTTAG
- the LOC105059078 gene encoding protein BTR1 isoform X2, with translation MESPDSPYASSPEAAPKRSQHPRSLAPDDKEKPTHIRFLVSNTAAGSIIGKGGSTITEFQSQSGARIQLSRNHEFFPGTSDRIIMISGMLSEITKAMELILEKLLTEAEESNDVESRSKVRLIVPNSSCGGIIGKGGSTIKSFIEDSRAGIKISPQDHNFVGLNDRVVTLTGSFDERMRAVYLILSKLMEDAHYPQTLNSPFPYAGVNFPGYPGVPMGYMIPSVAYSTVTYGSNGLGGKYPSNKGMMSQAVPARSSMGSHEGQGSSVTMGVADEHIGAVVGRGGRNIMEISQVSGARIKISDRGDFLSGTSDRKVTITGSPEAIRTAEAMIMQKVSSNSER, from the exons ATGGAATCCCCCGACTCGCCCTACGCTTCCTCCCCCGAGGCTGCCCCCAAGCGTTCCCAGCATCCCAGATCTCTGGCCCCCG ATGATAAGGAGAAACCAACACACATTAGGTTTCTTGTGTCAAATACTGCAGCTGGCAGTATTATTGGAAAGGGTGGATCAACCATTACTGAATTTCAGTCACAGTCTGGAGCTCGTATTCAGCTATCACgcaatcatgaattttttccagGAACATCTGATAGAATAATCATGATTTCTGGAATGCTTAGTGAAATAACAAAGGCAATGGAACTCATCCTTGAGAAATTGCTAACTGAG GCAGAAGAGAGTAACGATGTTGAAAGTAGATCAAAAGTGAGGCTTATTGTTCCAAATAGCTCATGTGGTGGTATAATCGGCAAAGGAGGATCAACAATAAA GTCATTTATTGAAGATTCCCGGGCTGGCATTAAGATATCGCCTCAGGATCATAATTTTGTCGGGCTGAATGATAGGGTAGTTACATTGACAGGGTCTTTCGACGAACGGATGCGAGCTGTCTATCTTATATTGTCGAAGTTAATGGAAGATGCTCATTATCCACAAACTTTAAATTCACCATTTCCATATGCAG GTGTTAATTTTCCGGGTTATCCTGGTGTTCCCATGGGCTATATGATCCCCTCAGTAGCATACAGCACAGTAACTTATGGATCGAATGGACTTGGGGGAAAATACCCAAGTAACAAG GGTATGATGTCGCAAGCAGTTCCTGCAAGGTCATCTATGGGGTCTCATGAAGGCCAAGGCAGCTCAGTCACAATGGGTGTTGCAGATGAGCATATTGGTGCTGTCGTCGGTCGTGGGGGAAGAAACATAATGGAGATTAGTCAG GTTAGTGGGGCTAGGATTAAGATATCAGATAGAGGTGATTTCCTCTCTGGCACCTCAGATAG GAAAGTAACAATCACTGGATCACCGGAAGCAATTCGCACTGCTGAGGCTATGATTATGCAAAAGGTTTCATCTAATTCTGAGAGGTGA
- the LOC105059078 gene encoding protein BTR1 isoform X1 encodes MESPDSPYASSPEAAPKRSQHPRSLAPDDKEKPTHIRFLVSNTAAGSIIGKGGSTITEFQSQSGARIQLSRNHEFFPGTSDRIIMISGMLSEITKAMELILEKLLTEQAEESNDVESRSKVRLIVPNSSCGGIIGKGGSTIKSFIEDSRAGIKISPQDHNFVGLNDRVVTLTGSFDERMRAVYLILSKLMEDAHYPQTLNSPFPYAGVNFPGYPGVPMGYMIPSVAYSTVTYGSNGLGGKYPSNKGMMSQAVPARSSMGSHEGQGSSVTMGVADEHIGAVVGRGGRNIMEISQVSGARIKISDRGDFLSGTSDRKVTITGSPEAIRTAEAMIMQKVSSNSER; translated from the exons ATGGAATCCCCCGACTCGCCCTACGCTTCCTCCCCCGAGGCTGCCCCCAAGCGTTCCCAGCATCCCAGATCTCTGGCCCCCG ATGATAAGGAGAAACCAACACACATTAGGTTTCTTGTGTCAAATACTGCAGCTGGCAGTATTATTGGAAAGGGTGGATCAACCATTACTGAATTTCAGTCACAGTCTGGAGCTCGTATTCAGCTATCACgcaatcatgaattttttccagGAACATCTGATAGAATAATCATGATTTCTGGAATGCTTAGTGAAATAACAAAGGCAATGGAACTCATCCTTGAGAAATTGCTAACTGAG CAGGCAGAAGAGAGTAACGATGTTGAAAGTAGATCAAAAGTGAGGCTTATTGTTCCAAATAGCTCATGTGGTGGTATAATCGGCAAAGGAGGATCAACAATAAA GTCATTTATTGAAGATTCCCGGGCTGGCATTAAGATATCGCCTCAGGATCATAATTTTGTCGGGCTGAATGATAGGGTAGTTACATTGACAGGGTCTTTCGACGAACGGATGCGAGCTGTCTATCTTATATTGTCGAAGTTAATGGAAGATGCTCATTATCCACAAACTTTAAATTCACCATTTCCATATGCAG GTGTTAATTTTCCGGGTTATCCTGGTGTTCCCATGGGCTATATGATCCCCTCAGTAGCATACAGCACAGTAACTTATGGATCGAATGGACTTGGGGGAAAATACCCAAGTAACAAG GGTATGATGTCGCAAGCAGTTCCTGCAAGGTCATCTATGGGGTCTCATGAAGGCCAAGGCAGCTCAGTCACAATGGGTGTTGCAGATGAGCATATTGGTGCTGTCGTCGGTCGTGGGGGAAGAAACATAATGGAGATTAGTCAG GTTAGTGGGGCTAGGATTAAGATATCAGATAGAGGTGATTTCCTCTCTGGCACCTCAGATAG GAAAGTAACAATCACTGGATCACCGGAAGCAATTCGCACTGCTGAGGCTATGATTATGCAAAAGGTTTCATCTAATTCTGAGAGGTGA